A window of Malania oleifera isolate guangnan ecotype guangnan chromosome 5, ASM2987363v1, whole genome shotgun sequence contains these coding sequences:
- the LOC131154948 gene encoding uncharacterized protein LOC131154948 isoform X2, with protein MIREMVPTLIIPSSKPIYFQNLFLQNPSQITFFTQSTQIHPLHNSVSTNPIAPKSTHFFKAGNSSSGTITDDNREAAMPTMSEIMEASKAQNLRLQLRKLGPFFRITAESLETGREIGRAEGMIRLWVGSGRILHLDSIRLRGETVGMERSIFGIGLFIGAVMVRYGYDCGCRKAELLAINDSDLYHSKLVRFYTRVGFKAVHQVSGSSMGDLAHMLVWGGKGTRMDASIEELLIKWCTRLVRSR; from the exons ATGATCAGAGAAATGGTACCAACACTCATAATCCCAAGTTCCAAAccaatatattttcaaaatcttttcttACAAAATCCATCCCAAATCACTTTCTTTACTCAATCCACCCAAATCCACCCACTCCATAATTCAGTATCCACAAATCCAATCGCCCCCAAATCAACCCACTTCTTCAAAGCCGGCAACAGTTCATCTGGCACGATTACCGACGATAACAGAGAAGCTGCCATGCCAACCATGTCTGAAATCATGGAAGCATCAAAAGCCCAGAACCTCCGCCTTCAGCTCCGAAAGCTCGGACCCTTTTTCAGAATCACGGCCGAAAGCTTGGAAACAGGGCGAGAGATCGGGAGAGCCGAGGGGATGATAAGGTTGTGGGTGGGATCTGGGCGAATTCTTCACTTGGATTCCATTAGATTGCGCGGCGAGACGGTGGGGATGGAGAGATCCATTTTTGGAATCGGTTTGTTCATCGGCGCGGTCATGGTTCGGTATGGGTATGACTGTGGTTGCAGGAAAGCAGAGTTGCTGGCTATCAATGACTCCGATCTTTACCATTCCAAG CTTGTTAGATTCTACACCCGAGTTGGGTTCAAGGCTGTGCACCAAGTGAGTGGTTCGTCCATGGGAGACCTTGCCCACATGTTGGTGTGGGGAGGCAAGGGCACCCGGATGGATGCCAGCATTGAAGAGCTTCTGATAAAATGGTGCACCAG
- the LOC131154948 gene encoding uncharacterized protein LOC131154948 isoform X1, translated as MIREMVPTLIIPSSKPIYFQNLFLQNPSQITFFTQSTQIHPLHNSVSTNPIAPKSTHFFKAGNSSSGTITDDNREAAMPTMSEIMEASKAQNLRLQLRKLGPFFRITAESLETGREIGRAEGMIRLWVGSGRILHLDSIRLRGETVGMERSIFGIGLFIGAVMVRYGYDCGCRKAELLAINDSDLYHSKGCKWVELISVFHARAAQPYLFKF; from the exons ATGATCAGAGAAATGGTACCAACACTCATAATCCCAAGTTCCAAAccaatatattttcaaaatcttttcttACAAAATCCATCCCAAATCACTTTCTTTACTCAATCCACCCAAATCCACCCACTCCATAATTCAGTATCCACAAATCCAATCGCCCCCAAATCAACCCACTTCTTCAAAGCCGGCAACAGTTCATCTGGCACGATTACCGACGATAACAGAGAAGCTGCCATGCCAACCATGTCTGAAATCATGGAAGCATCAAAAGCCCAGAACCTCCGCCTTCAGCTCCGAAAGCTCGGACCCTTTTTCAGAATCACGGCCGAAAGCTTGGAAACAGGGCGAGAGATCGGGAGAGCCGAGGGGATGATAAGGTTGTGGGTGGGATCTGGGCGAATTCTTCACTTGGATTCCATTAGATTGCGCGGCGAGACGGTGGGGATGGAGAGATCCATTTTTGGAATCGGTTTGTTCATCGGCGCGGTCATGGTTCGGTATGGGTATGACTGTGGTTGCAGGAAAGCAGAGTTGCTGGCTATCAATGACTCCGATCTTTACCATTCCAAG GGCTGCAAATGGGTGGAGTTGATCTCAGTTTTTCATGCTCGAGCGGCGCAaccttatttatttaaattttaa